In Polaribacter sp. L3A8, a genomic segment contains:
- a CDS encoding CBS domain-containing protein gives MNDYILKEITPLRLKDAVKKAQKVFKNYPITHFPVIEDNKLLGSFAEDDIQTIENNEEELVKSSHLLNSFFADDKATILELLKIFADNDTNIIPVLNEQKEYVGYFDLRDVLDVFSTSPFMIEESETIIIEKLNNDYSMSQVVQIIEASGGKLLGLYISEKKADTIQITVKVISDEINEIMQTLRRYDYKIISMHENDIYLEDLKSRSEYLQKYLEM, from the coding sequence ATGAACGACTATATATTAAAAGAAATAACACCACTTCGCTTAAAAGATGCCGTAAAAAAGGCTCAAAAAGTGTTTAAAAACTACCCTATCACACATTTTCCTGTTATTGAGGACAACAAATTATTAGGTTCTTTTGCAGAAGATGACATACAAACCATAGAAAACAATGAAGAGGAATTAGTTAAATCATCTCATTTATTAAATTCTTTTTTTGCGGATGATAAAGCAACTATTTTAGAATTGTTAAAGATTTTTGCTGATAATGACACCAATATTATCCCTGTTTTAAATGAACAAAAAGAGTATGTTGGCTATTTTGATTTGCGTGATGTTTTAGACGTTTTTTCTACAAGTCCTTTTATGATTGAAGAAAGCGAGACTATAATCATAGAAAAACTTAATAATGATTATTCTATGAGTCAGGTGGTTCAAATTATTGAAGCAAGTGGCGGCAAATTATTAGGCTTGTATATTTCAGAAAAAAAAGCAGATACAATTCAAATTACAGTGAAAGTAATTTCTGATGAAATAAACGAAATAATGCAAACTCTTAGAAGATATGATTATAAAATTATATCTATGCACGAAAATGATATTTATCTAGAAGATTTAAAGAGTAGGTCTGAATATTTACAAAAATATCTAGAAATGTAA
- a CDS encoding isoprenyl transferase, whose amino-acid sequence MDKKLLIDLQRTPKHVAIIMDGNGRWAKGKGMNRIFGHRNALTAVRESVSAASQINVEAITLYAFSTENWNRPKLEVDALMSLLINSLKKELPGFLKNGVRVNAIGLISSLPKKAQSVLADVISQTKNNTDIVLTFALSYGSREEIVNTIKNISKKVVNNELNIEEIDENTINNHLYTFNLPDVDLMIRTSGEQRISNFLLWQMAYAELYFTDILWPDFREEHFYDAIIDYQNRERRFGKTSEQITE is encoded by the coding sequence ATGGATAAAAAATTACTTATCGACTTACAAAGAACGCCTAAACATGTTGCCATTATAATGGATGGTAATGGTCGTTGGGCCAAAGGTAAAGGGATGAATAGAATTTTTGGTCATAGAAACGCCTTAACAGCTGTAAGAGAATCTGTAAGTGCAGCTTCTCAAATAAATGTTGAAGCAATTACTTTATATGCTTTTTCTACAGAAAACTGGAACCGTCCTAAATTAGAAGTAGATGCTTTAATGAGTTTACTTATTAATTCATTAAAAAAAGAATTACCTGGTTTTCTAAAAAACGGAGTAAGAGTAAATGCGATAGGTCTAATTAGTAGCTTACCAAAAAAAGCACAAAGTGTTTTGGCCGATGTTATTTCTCAAACAAAAAACAATACAGATATCGTTTTAACTTTTGCTTTAAGCTACGGTTCTAGAGAAGAAATTGTTAACACTATTAAAAACATATCCAAAAAAGTTGTTAATAATGAGCTAAATATTGAAGAAATTGATGAAAATACTATAAATAACCATTTATATACGTTTAATTTGCCCGACGTTGACTTAATGATAAGAACTAGTGGAGAACAACGCATTAGTAATTTCTTATTATGGCAAATGGCATATGCCGAATTATATTTTACAGATATACTTTGGCCAGATTTTAGAGAAGAGCATTTTTACGATGCAATCATAGATTATCAGAATAGAGAACGAAGATTTGGAAAAACAAGCGAACAAATTACAGAATAA
- the bamA gene encoding outer membrane protein assembly factor BamA yields the protein MKLFSATIMLIALFFTFSANAQTEIDSLSIVKKDTTSTKNTSFEKGKEYILGSISVTGLKKFSEETVRVFTGLRNGQPIKLPGDKLTSAIKKLYESKQFSNVDVYLARLDGNTVYLQFDVLELPQLNNITITGIKKGKAKELKKDAELKKGAMVTDNLIVTSKNYFTKKYTDKGFLKTKVNLDVKKDTSDVNIVNMAIFIDKGKKIKIKDILFTGNKALSNKKLKKAMKNTKEKFFGRFWKGSKYIEEDYQEDLESILDKYSRLGYRDARILSDKISWNDDNTININLELEEGRQYRFAEILFVGNKEYTAEQLQRYLKIEKGDVYNGAVLEERIKGDGSPTSQDISTLYQDNGFLFSSVNAVETRVKNDSITVEIRIREDEKARIKKVTVSGNDKTNDHVLFRELRVKPGDLFSRSAIIRSIREIGQLGFFDANVTPDVVPDYQNKTADIDFTVVEKGGSQIELQGGYGGGSFIGTLGLSFNNFSIKNIFNKEAYKPLPMGDGQTLALRLQTSRTYSTYSFSFTEPWLGGKKPKSLSFSVYSSNQYQLDFTTFDVDKSKSLSIIGLSLGLGQRLKWPDDYFQLSQTISYQALKSNDYNFGLAGINLNNGTLNNLSYNLNLSRNSAGPSLIFPTYGSEFSVGFKATFPYSLVDKKDYTDPNLSDLERYKWLEYYKFNAKGKWYTSFTDKLVLMTNAEMGYLGSYNEDLGATPVERYFVGGDGIAAYQLDGRETVGLRGYENSGLSSNFGGTIYNKFQLELRYSITDAPSASIYTLGFLEAGNSYDNFQEFNPFELKRSAGVGVRIFMPAFGLLGIDFAHGFDPLPGQTVKSGWQTHFIIGKQF from the coding sequence ATGAAATTATTTTCTGCTACAATAATGCTAATAGCATTATTTTTTACTTTTAGTGCCAACGCACAAACTGAGATAGATAGTTTATCAATTGTAAAAAAAGATACAACTTCTACTAAAAACACTTCCTTTGAAAAAGGGAAAGAATATATTCTAGGAAGCATTAGTGTTACTGGTTTAAAAAAGTTTAGTGAAGAAACTGTTAGGGTTTTTACGGGGTTAAGAAATGGGCAACCCATTAAACTACCAGGAGACAAACTTACAAGTGCCATAAAGAAACTATACGAAAGTAAACAGTTTAGTAATGTAGACGTTTATCTTGCAAGACTAGATGGAAATACAGTATATCTTCAGTTTGATGTTTTAGAATTACCTCAATTAAATAATATTACTATTACAGGTATTAAAAAAGGGAAAGCAAAAGAACTTAAAAAAGATGCTGAGCTTAAAAAAGGTGCCATGGTTACAGATAACCTTATTGTAACCTCTAAAAATTACTTCACAAAAAAATATACAGATAAAGGTTTTCTAAAAACTAAAGTTAATTTAGATGTTAAAAAAGATACCTCTGACGTTAACATCGTTAACATGGCTATTTTTATTGATAAAGGGAAAAAAATTAAAATTAAAGACATTCTATTTACAGGTAATAAAGCGCTTTCTAATAAAAAATTAAAAAAAGCGATGAAAAATACCAAAGAAAAATTCTTTGGTCGTTTTTGGAAAGGTTCTAAATATATTGAAGAAGATTATCAAGAAGATTTAGAAAGCATCTTAGACAAGTACAGTAGATTAGGTTATAGAGATGCACGTATTCTTAGCGATAAAATTAGCTGGAATGATGACAATACAATCAACATTAATCTAGAGCTTGAAGAAGGTAGACAATACAGATTTGCAGAAATATTATTTGTTGGTAATAAAGAGTATACCGCAGAACAACTTCAAAGATATTTAAAAATTGAAAAAGGAGATGTGTATAACGGTGCCGTTTTAGAAGAGCGTATTAAAGGTGATGGTAGCCCAACTTCTCAAGATATTTCTACATTATACCAAGATAACGGTTTTTTATTCTCTTCTGTTAATGCAGTAGAAACAAGAGTAAAAAACGATTCTATTACCGTAGAAATTAGAATTAGAGAAGATGAGAAGGCACGTATTAAAAAAGTAACTGTTTCTGGAAACGATAAAACAAATGATCACGTTTTATTTAGAGAATTACGTGTAAAACCAGGAGATTTATTTAGCAGAAGTGCTATTATTAGATCTATTAGAGAAATTGGTCAATTAGGTTTCTTTGACGCTAATGTTACTCCTGATGTTGTTCCTGATTACCAAAATAAAACAGCAGATATAGACTTTACTGTTGTAGAAAAAGGAGGAAGTCAAATAGAACTACAGGGTGGTTATGGTGGTGGTTCTTTTATAGGAACTTTAGGTTTATCTTTTAACAACTTCTCTATTAAAAATATCTTTAACAAAGAGGCTTACAAACCTTTACCTATGGGAGATGGGCAAACATTAGCATTAAGACTACAAACCAGTAGAACTTATAGTACCTATAGTTTTTCATTTACAGAACCATGGTTAGGCGGTAAAAAACCAAAATCTTTATCTTTTTCTGTATATTCATCAAATCAATATCAATTAGATTTTACAACTTTTGACGTAGATAAAAGTAAAAGTTTATCTATCATTGGACTTTCTTTAGGACTAGGACAACGTTTAAAATGGCCAGATGACTATTTTCAATTATCACAAACCATAAGCTACCAAGCATTAAAATCTAACGATTATAATTTTGGATTAGCAGGAATAAACCTTAATAATGGAACTTTAAATAACTTATCTTATAATTTAAATTTATCAAGAAACTCAGCAGGTCCAAGTTTAATTTTCCCAACCTATGGTTCTGAATTTTCAGTTGGCTTTAAAGCAACTTTTCCATATTCTTTAGTTGACAAAAAAGACTATACTGACCCTAATTTATCAGATTTAGAAAGGTACAAATGGTTAGAATATTATAAATTTAATGCTAAAGGTAAATGGTATACCTCTTTTACCGATAAATTAGTATTAATGACCAATGCAGAAATGGGGTATTTAGGATCTTACAATGAAGACCTTGGTGCAACACCTGTAGAACGCTACTTTGTTGGTGGAGATGGTATTGCAGCTTATCAATTAGATGGTAGGGAAACAGTAGGCTTAAGAGGTTACGAAAACAGTGGTCTTTCATCAAATTTTGGAGGAACAATTTATAATAAATTTCAGCTAGAACTACGTTATTCTATAACCGACGCTCCGTCTGCATCTATATACACTCTAGGATTCTTAGAAGCAGGAAACTCTTATGACAATTTTCAAGAATTTAATCCGTTTGAATTAAAACGTTCAGCAGGAGTTGGTGTAAGAATTTTTATGCCTGCATTTGGTCTATTGGGAATTGACTTTGCACATGGTTTTGACCCATTACCTGGACAAACGGTAAAATCTGGTTGGCAAACACACTTTATAATTGGAAAACAATTCTAA
- a CDS encoding pyridoxine 5'-phosphate synthase: protein MTKLSVNINKIATLRNSRGGNVPNLLTVASDIEGFGAQGITIHPRPDERHIRYQDARDLKNIVTTEYNIEGNPIKSFMDLVLEVKPTQVTLVPDALDAITSNAGWDTITHQSFLQEVIKEFQQNGIRTSIFIDTDAKLIEAAAKTGADRVELYTEDFATQFDLGNFDAIKPYTEAAVLADKLGLGINAGHDLSLDNIKFFKENIPNLAEVSIGHALIAESLYLGLENVVNMYLHRLK from the coding sequence ATGACAAAGTTAAGTGTAAATATTAATAAAATAGCAACTTTAAGAAATTCTCGTGGCGGAAACGTACCTAATTTATTAACAGTTGCCAGCGATATTGAAGGGTTTGGTGCTCAGGGAATTACAATTCACCCAAGACCAGATGAAAGACATATCCGTTATCAAGATGCTAGAGATTTAAAAAATATTGTTACTACAGAGTATAATATTGAAGGAAATCCTATAAAATCTTTTATGGATTTGGTGTTAGAGGTTAAGCCAACGCAAGTTACTTTGGTACCAGATGCTTTAGATGCAATTACCTCTAATGCAGGTTGGGATACAATTACACATCAATCTTTTTTACAAGAGGTAATTAAAGAGTTTCAACAAAACGGAATTAGAACGTCAATTTTTATTGATACGGATGCTAAGTTAATTGAAGCTGCCGCTAAGACAGGCGCTGATAGAGTTGAATTGTATACAGAAGATTTTGCAACACAATTCGATTTAGGAAATTTTGATGCTATAAAACCTTATACAGAAGCTGCTGTTTTAGCAGATAAATTAGGATTGGGAATTAATGCTGGGCACGATTTAAGCTTAGATAATATTAAGTTTTTTAAGGAGAATATTCCTAATTTAGCTGAAGTTTCTATTGGGCATGCGCTAATTGCAGAGAGCTTATACTTAGGTTTAGAAAATGTTGTAAATATGTATTTACATCGACTAAAATAG
- a CDS encoding DUF6089 family protein: MKKRILFFVFVSFTSIFLGQLHEVGLSLGGTNYVGDIGKNYYFSPNKPAGALFYKYNWNPRIALRATYSYLPISGDDANADIGYRKDRDLHFSNTINELAVGLEFNFYEYELSSDDKTWTPYLLLELASFNYNSAEENPATPGEYRNTNKTSYAIPFGIGYKSKLYGTLAFAIEAKFRYTFKDDLDGEFYDSTNNMPTGLSDIDRRNLKGDGNDWYMFTGVSLIYTFGRPACYTNGL; this comes from the coding sequence ATGAAAAAAAGAATCTTATTTTTTGTATTTGTGAGTTTCACCTCTATATTCTTGGGGCAGCTTCACGAAGTAGGCCTCTCTTTAGGAGGAACAAACTATGTTGGAGACATTGGTAAAAACTACTATTTCTCGCCAAATAAACCTGCTGGAGCCTTGTTTTACAAATACAATTGGAACCCTAGAATTGCATTAAGAGCAACATACAGCTACTTACCTATCTCTGGAGATGATGCAAATGCAGATATTGGATATAGAAAAGACAGAGACTTACATTTCTCTAACACGATTAATGAACTAGCTGTTGGTTTAGAATTTAATTTTTATGAATATGAATTATCCTCAGATGATAAAACATGGACACCTTACCTACTTCTAGAATTAGCTTCATTTAATTACAACTCAGCAGAAGAGAACCCTGCAACCCCTGGTGAATATAGAAACACAAACAAAACTTCGTATGCAATACCTTTTGGTATTGGATATAAGTCTAAATTATACGGTACTTTAGCATTTGCTATAGAAGCAAAATTTAGATACACCTTTAAAGATGATTTAGATGGTGAGTTTTACGATTCTACAAACAACATGCCAACAGGTTTAAGCGATATTGACAGAAGAAATTTAAAAGGAGACGGAAATGACTGGTATATGTTTACTGGAGTTTCTTTAATTTATACTTTTGGAAGACCAGCTTGTTATACTAACGGATTATAA
- a CDS encoding alpha/beta fold hydrolase: protein MSNNLILHSTIKGEGKPLLILHGYFGMSDNWKTLGNQFSEDYQVHLIDQRNHGRSFHEDEFNYEVLVEDLYAYIQHYQLEQVHIIGHSMGGKTAMLFAVTYPNLVDKLIIVDISPRQYQPHHNAILAGLNSIDFSVENSRSKVDKKLATLIPELGVRQFLLKNVYWKEKGQLAFRFNLESLTDNNIEIGEALPSFTVFEKDTLFLKGENSNYITQDEEAIIEAHFPNSKIVEIKKAGHWLHAENPKQFYNEVSTFLK, encoded by the coding sequence ATGTCAAATAACTTAATATTACATTCAACCATAAAAGGAGAAGGAAAACCGTTGTTAATTTTACATGGTTATTTTGGAATGTCTGATAACTGGAAAACTTTAGGAAATCAGTTTTCTGAAGATTATCAAGTTCATTTAATTGATCAAAGAAATCACGGACGTAGTTTTCATGAAGACGAATTTAATTATGAAGTTTTAGTTGAAGATCTATACGCTTACATACAACATTACCAATTAGAGCAAGTACATATTATAGGGCATTCTATGGGCGGAAAAACAGCAATGTTGTTTGCTGTTACGTATCCTAATTTGGTTGATAAATTAATTATTGTAGATATTTCTCCAAGACAATATCAGCCACATCATAATGCAATTTTAGCAGGTTTAAATTCTATTGATTTTTCTGTAGAAAATTCTAGAAGTAAGGTTGATAAAAAACTAGCAACGTTAATTCCAGAATTAGGTGTACGTCAGTTTTTATTAAAAAATGTGTATTGGAAAGAAAAAGGACAATTAGCTTTTAGATTCAATTTAGAATCTTTAACCGATAATAATATAGAAATAGGAGAGGCGTTGCCTTCTTTTACTGTTTTTGAAAAAGATACCTTGTTTTTAAAAGGAGAAAACTCTAATTACATTACCCAAGATGAAGAAGCAATTATAGAAGCGCATTTTCCGAATTCTAAAATTGTAGAAATTAAAAAAGCAGGTCATTGGTTACATGCAGAAAATCCAAAACAATTTTACAATGAAGTTTCTACTTTTTTAAAGTAA
- a CDS encoding NAD kinase, with protein sequence MKKAAIYGQSYAISSDKEIKTLLHVLEKNKVDFYIEQEFYTLLTESNVLEDVYKSFACFNDLDSSFDIMFTLGGDGTFLRSVTHIRNLDIPILGINTGRLGFLAIVSKDLIEESIKLVIKGDYTIQERTLVSIRTEPKTKDFTELNFALNEVTIAKKNTTSMIGVKTYLNGEYLTNYWADGLIISTPTGSTGYSLSCNGPVILPDSKNLVITPIAPHNLNARPMVISDETKVELKVDSREKSFLISLDSRVSSVPNNTKIFIEKTDFTIKSILPKNQSFLKTLRSKLLWGEDIRNKTNV encoded by the coding sequence GTGAAAAAAGCAGCAATTTACGGTCAATCTTATGCCATTTCATCAGATAAAGAAATTAAAACTTTATTACACGTTTTAGAAAAAAATAAGGTTGATTTCTATATTGAACAGGAGTTTTATACTCTTTTAACAGAAAGTAATGTTTTAGAAGATGTTTATAAATCTTTTGCATGTTTTAACGATTTAGACAGTTCTTTCGATATTATGTTTACCCTTGGTGGTGATGGAACCTTTTTACGATCTGTTACACACATTAGAAATTTAGACATCCCTATTTTAGGAATAAATACGGGGAGACTAGGTTTTTTAGCGATTGTGTCTAAAGATCTTATTGAAGAAAGTATTAAATTAGTAATTAAGGGTGACTATACAATTCAAGAAAGAACCCTTGTTTCTATAAGAACAGAGCCAAAAACTAAAGATTTTACAGAGCTTAACTTTGCCTTAAACGAAGTTACCATTGCTAAGAAAAACACCACTTCTATGATTGGTGTAAAAACATATTTAAATGGCGAATATCTTACAAACTATTGGGCAGATGGCTTAATAATTTCTACTCCAACAGGCTCTACAGGCTATTCTTTAAGTTGTAACGGCCCCGTAATTTTACCCGATTCTAAAAATTTAGTGATTACTCCTATTGCCCCGCATAATTTAAATGCAAGACCCATGGTAATATCTGACGAAACTAAAGTAGAGTTAAAAGTAGATTCTAGAGAAAAGAGCTTTTTAATATCATTAGATTCTAGAGTTTCTAGTGTACCAAATAACACTAAAATTTTTATAGAAAAAACAGACTTCACTATAAAAAGTATTTTACCAAAAAATCAATCTTTTTTAAAGACATTAAGAAGTAAACTATTGTGGGGAGAAGACATTAGAAACAAAACAAATGTTTAA
- a CDS encoding OmpH family outer membrane protein — MKKIFLLVVLILSASISWSQRNQLIAYIDMEYILENVPEYLEAQNTLEAKIAKWRKKLDDQERHIEVLKTDLANEKAILTKDLIEEKEEEISLKQVELRRLESLYFGPKGDMFSVRKQLVKPIQDQVYNAIQSISKRKKYDFVFDKSTDLVMLYSNKKYDISDLVLATIDRSRLIDEKDRKRQEKLLAPEKGLTDRQKEAISKKEAANAKKIADIEAKKKLIAEKREKLLQQREEKRQLLRDKKEALRKKKEQEKKEQE, encoded by the coding sequence ATGAAAAAAATATTTTTATTAGTCGTTCTTATACTTAGTGCTAGTATTTCTTGGTCTCAAAGAAATCAATTAATTGCTTATATAGATATGGAGTATATTCTAGAAAATGTTCCAGAATATTTAGAAGCTCAAAACACTCTTGAAGCAAAAATTGCAAAATGGAGAAAAAAATTAGATGATCAAGAGAGACATATTGAAGTTTTAAAAACAGATTTAGCTAACGAAAAAGCAATTCTAACTAAAGATCTAATTGAAGAAAAAGAAGAAGAAATTAGTTTAAAACAAGTAGAATTACGAAGATTAGAATCTTTATACTTTGGTCCTAAGGGAGATATGTTTTCTGTGAGGAAACAATTGGTTAAACCAATTCAAGACCAAGTTTACAACGCTATTCAAAGTATTTCTAAAAGAAAAAAATATGACTTCGTTTTTGATAAATCTACCGACTTGGTTATGCTATATTCAAATAAAAAATACGATATTAGCGACCTTGTTTTAGCAACTATAGACCGAAGTAGATTAATCGATGAAAAAGATAGAAAAAGACAAGAGAAACTTTTAGCTCCCGAAAAAGGTTTAACGGATAGACAAAAAGAAGCTATTAGTAAAAAAGAAGCCGCAAATGCAAAGAAGATTGCAGATATTGAAGCTAAAAAGAAACTAATTGCAGAAAAGAGAGAAAAGCTCTTACAACAAAGAGAAGAAAAAAGACAATTGCTTAGAGATAAGAAAGAAGCATTGAGAAAGAAAAAAGAACAAGAAAAAAAAGAACAAGAATAA